The Vampirovibrio chlorellavorus genomic sequence CAATGCCGTGGGTGGTGGGATTCTGCGGGATATCCTCATCCGGGAAGAGCCCCTGATTTTCAAGCCGGGACAGTTTTATGTGGCGGTGGCCCTGGTGGGTTGCCTGACTTTTGTGTTGCTTAGCCGGTTTGTCAGTTGGATTGGTCACTTTGAGGCGGGTTTAATCAGCATTGCCGTCACTTTTACCTTGCGGGCCCTGGCCATGCGGTACAACTGGCAAACCCCCAGCCTGACAATCCCAGAGGCTACTCAGTCTCAGGGGTCCTGATCAAATTCATAATTATTGTTTTCAATTATTAAAACAATAACAATATTTCAGGCGAACTCTTTTTCATGCAGTTACAGGTTTTATAAATCTGGTATCTCACGAGTGGGACATCGATACACGTGGGGGTTGTGGGTTAGGAAAACAGGCGTTGATGAAAACGCTAAGTGGAATGGGGGTATACCATGGGAATTTCTTCTATATTCAATGCGGCACGGCGATCATCGTATGCCAAAAGCAGTTACAAAACTGCTGGAGGCTTTGGGTCAAAGGGTGCGCCCCATCAACCAAAAGGCGGGGTTTTTGGTACGCGGGGCGGTGTATCTGTGAACCCGGGACCAGCGGGTCTCGGCGCTTCATTACGAGGATTGGGTGGTAGACTTTTCACCAGGGTCCAGTCGGGATTGAGTTCTTTAGGACGTCTGGGGAGTAGACTGTTCAACCCCGGCTTGCAGGGCTACCATAAGCCGCAGTCGGCTGGAGATTGGGCGAGTCAATTTACGGGGCATTCTTACACATTTCCTGGCAAGCAGCACTATAAGCCCAGGCCAAACCCCTCTGGAGATGGTGATTGGGCCAGTCAATTCACCAGACCTCAGGCGAATCCTTATTCATCCGCAGGCAAACCGCATGGGGCTAAGCCACAAGGGGCTCAGCAAAGGCCGCAATCAGGTCCTAAGCCTCAAGCCCAAGGCGCTCAGCAAAGGCCGCAATCAGGTCCTAAGCCTCAGGCTCAAGGCGCTCAGCAAAGGCCGCAATCAGGTCCTAAGCCTCAGGCTCAAGGCGCGCATCAAGAACAGCATTCCGGTGGTAGTCGCCCATATAGCTTTATGACAGAAAATGCAAATAAGCGGAAAGATGCTCTGAATACATTGGGTATGGGGCACCTGAATCTGGAAAACATGTCTCCCGCAGACAAAGCAGCCCTTCGTAAATCTTACTTGCAGTGGTCAAGGAAAAATCACCCCGATAAAGGGGGAGACACGGCCTTGTTCCAGAGCGTCAGCGGCGCATTGGATACCTATATTAAATAAATTACAGCTACAATCATTGAGTTTAAGCAGGGCCTTTAGGCCCTGCTCAAGCGTTTCCGCCACTGAGCAGGCTAACCACCAAACGGCGTGAAGTGGGGCTGAACGCCTCAGTCTTTAAGGCTGGATAGACCGTGCCGCCGGATGCCCCTTCCACGGTTTGCCCTAGATCGCTTTGCACAAAGCGCACCCCTTGGGCCATATGCTCTTGGGCCATAGTCTGAATGCTGACGTTCAGGGCGTTCAGGGCTTGCAAATTATCCGGGGCGATTTCAGCCACCCGGATGGCATCGCCCAAGGGCGCTTGCAGGTCTTTCAGCCGCAAGCCCACAAAGCGCAGGTTGACGTTCCGAAAAGCCGGTTCCCACGCCGAAGCCAGCTTGAGTGCCGTGGCTGTTCCGGTCAACAAGCCACCCCCGCCAATGGGAGCGATAACGACCACCTCTTCATAGGGGTGCTGGCCCAGTAAATGACCAATTTGGGCCAAGAGTTCCAAGCCAAGGGTACCTTGACCGGCCACTACCCAAGGGTCGTTGTACGGATCGAGGTAAGCCTCATCCTGCCCCTGGTTGGCCATGGCCCAGGTGCGGGCTTCATCAAAGGTATCCCCTTTACATAATAAATCGGCCTGAACACCGTTGGCATTCAGACCGTCTATCGCTTTACGCAGCTTTTCGAGTTTAAGGACGGCGGTGTTACCGGGTACCACCAACCGTACCACCTGCGGAAGAAGAAGTTCCGCAGCCTTCAGCACTCCCAGGGCATGGTTGCCGGTGGATACGGTGAGAAAGCACTTGACCTGCTGGCTCTCCAGGGCTTTGGCCATGCCCACCAGGGCGCCTCTTAACTTATAGGCCCGGGTGGCGGTCTGATCCTCTCGCTTGTAGTACAAGTGTGGCAGCAAGGTGGAGGGGCTCAGGGCGGTCAGGGGAGCCTGCGGCTCCCGGGCGTTGGCCAGCGCCGGGTTGAATCGGGCCATCAATCGCAGGTGATCCCGGTGGCGATCCAGTATGCGGCTAGCCTCCAGAATTTGGGTATAGCGATGCACCAGCGGCAGATAAGACTGAATGGATAACCCCGCCGGAAAGCCCGGCAGCCTAATTCGACCGTCCGCATCAATGGCCGGAATGGGGCTGGCCGCTTGATGGCTGGGGTCGAATTTCAGGTAGGCGTTCGGGCTTTCCAACATGGGTCTATCTCGCTCTCTGTCTAGTTTTTATCCCGGTTGACCAGCTTATTGCCAGACAACCAGCTCATCATGCCACGGAGTTTACGGCCTGCCACTTCCAGCGGATGCTGGCGATCGGCTTCCACCCGTTTTTTCAATTCGGGCATGCCGCTGCGGTATTCTTCCATCCATTCACGGGCAAACTCGCCGGATTGGATTTCGGTCAGGATCTGCTTCATGGCCACTTTGGTATCGGCGGTAATCACCCGAGGTCCCCGGCTGACATCGCCGTAACGGGCCGTATCGCTGATGGAGTAGCGCATATCCTCCAGACCGCCTTCATACATTAAATCCACGATCAACTTGAGTTCGTGCAGACATTCAAAGTAGGCCAGCTCCGGGGGGTATCCCGCTTCGGTCAAGGTCTCAAACCCGGCTTTCACCAGGGCGGCGGCCCCACCACACAGCACGGCTTGCTCCCCGAAGAGATCGGTTTCTGTTTCATCTTTAAAGGTGGTTTCAATGACCCCGGCCCGACCGGAACCCAAGCAGGCCGCGTAACCCAGGGCCAATTCACGGGCTTCCCCGGTGGCATCCTGATGCACGGCAAACAGGGACGGCACCCCACGATCCCGCTGGTACTCAGAACGCACCAGATGACCGGGGCTTTTGGGGGCGATCAGGAACACGTCCACATCGGCGGGTGGCACGATTTCGTTGTAATGGATGCTGAACCCGTGGCTGAACACCAACGCCTGACCGGGCCTGAGTTTGCCTTCAAAGTATTGTTTGTAGACGGGGCCGTGTTGCACATCGGGAATCAGGAACATGATCAAATCAGCCCACTCGGCGGCTTGTTCCAGAGAAATGGCTTCCAGACCGGCTTCTTTAACTTTGGCTTCGGTGGCGCTGCCAGAACGCAAGGCGATTTTTACAGTGGCCCCGGACTCTTTCAGGTTTAAACTCTGTCCGTAGCCTTGGCTGCCAAAGCCCACCACGGCCACTTTTTTAGCCAGCAGTTTACTGCGGTCGATGTCTTTGTCGTAAAAAATATTCAGGGTTTGGGGGGCGTTAAGCGTTGTGGGCATGGGCCATTCTCCTTTGGGGCTGATCTTGAATCATATCGGACACGAACAGGGGGGTAATGTTAGACACTTCAGCGCTGTTCTTCGCTTCGGCGGCCGGTTGAAGGGTGTGCGCTTTCAGCACATACACTTGCTTTTGCAGGAATTTGACCAGTTTTTCGATGGTCTTTTCATCCTGCGCTTCAAAGGTCAGTAGAATTTCCAGTTGATTGTTGTCGCACAAGGCGGAAGCCATCCGTTGGGGGATGATGCCCCGATGGGTCAGGGCGCCCAGCACCCGATCCAGTGCCCCCAGGCGGTTTTGGGTCAAGCAGTATAAGTGCTGCGAGTCGCAAGACTGGTTGGGATCAGTCATTTCAGAACCTCTTACATTATGGGTAGGTGATAATTGCATACTTGAATCTCTTATTTTTTAATTCTCTTTATTTTTTAATCTCTTATTTTTTGTCATTCCCGCGCAGGCGGGAATCCAGTAAGGGTCTATCTTTTTCAGCGATTTGTCGTTCATTTTTTGTCTTTTCTGCTTTTTTTAGTGTTCTGTTGTTTCTGGATTCCCGCCTGCGCGGGAATGACAGAGAATGTTTGTGGGTCTTTGCTTTACGGTCTTGTGATTTCTTGGGCCTTATTTTTCTAGCTGTATTCCTTTGGCGTTATTCTTCGGTGAGCATGTCCTCATTGGCCCCGCCTGCGGGCACCCACGGATAAACATCCGCTTTTTCCCGCACCCGGAAATCAATCAACACCGGGCGATCGGTAATGGCGTAGGCTTGCCGGATCACGGTGTCCACATCTTCCATACGCTCCACCACAAAGCCCGCACAGCCGTATGCTTCGGCCAGCTTCACGTAATCGGGAGAGGTCATTCTGGATTGAGAAGGACGATTCCAGGTTTTGTCCTGCCACTGGCGAACCATGCCCAGATAGCCGTTGTTGATGATGGCCACTTTGACGGCCAACCCGTGATCGCGGGCCGTGGCCAGCTCTTGGAGGGTCATTTGGAAGCTACCATCCCCGGCGATATCAATAACCGTTTTATCGGGAAAAGCCGCTTGCACCCCAATGGCCGCTGGAAAGCCAAAGCCCATGGTGCCCAATCCGCCGGAGCTGATAAAGCTGCGAGGGCGATCCAGGTTGAAGCGCTGGGCGGCCCACATCTGGTGCTGGCCCACTTCGGTGGTCACAAAGGCGTCTTTGGGCAAGTGGTGGAAAATGCGATCCAGCACGTATTGCGGGGTCAACACGCCATCCAGCGTTGGCTGATTCTTGCGGCGGGTTTTCCAGCTCTGGATGGTTCTGAACCAGTGGGAACGGGTATCCAGAGCCTCCCAATAGGGCGTCAGAACTTCCGTTTTGGCCAGCAGTTGCTGAAAGATGTTTTTAATATCCCCTTGCACCGGCAAAAAGGCGTCCACGTTTTTTTGCAAGGTGCAGGGATCCAGATCGATATGCACGATTTTGGCGTTGCGGGCAAAGCGATCGGGCTTGCCGGTTTGCCGTTCGCCCAGCCGGTTGCCAGCGATGATTAACAGATCGGCGTTGGCAATGGCGATGTTGGCCCAATACTGGCCGTGCATGCCGCAAAAGCCCAAAAACTGGGGATGGCTGGTGGGAAAACCGCCCAGCCCCATCAGGGAGTTGGCCACCGGCAAATGAAAGCGCTCGGCGAAGGTTTGAATTTCGGCATGGGCCCCGGCGTTGATCACCCCACCCCCGGCCAGTAACACCGGTTGCTTAGCCTCTTGTAGCAGGGCCAAAACGGTATCCAGATCCGCATCCGTAAATGATTCTTCTACCGTGTAACCGGGCAGATCAATGCTGGCTGCTGCGTAGTCAAATTCAGCGGTGGCCAGCAGCACATCTTTGGGGATGTCCACCAGCACCGGGCCCGGACGACCCGTGGTGGCCACATGGAAGGCTTCCTTGATGGCTTGCGCCAAATCTTCTGCCCGCCGCACGATGATGTTGTGCTTGGTCACCGGGCGGGTGATGCCCACAATGTCAGCTTCCTGAAAGGCATCGTTCCCAAGCAGGGAGGAGGGCACATTGCCGGTAAAGGCCACAATGGGCACGGAATCGTAGTAGGCATCCGCCAAGCCGGTGACCAAATTGGTGGCCCCCGGGCCGGAGGTGGCGATGGCCACACCGGGTTTACCGGTGGCTCGGGCATAGCCTTCCGCCATGTGGACAGCCCCTTGTTCGTGGCGCACCAAAATGTGGTTCAGGCTGGGAAATTCGGGCAACGCTTCGTAAATGGAGAGGATAACCCCGCCGGGCATGCCAAACAGGGTGTCTACCCCTTCGGCCACTAGGCAACTCAGGAAAATCTCCGCCCCGGTCAAGACGCTACGGTTTAGGTTGGTTTCGGGAGCAGTGGCATTGCTCCATTCCAGTCTTTCACTAGGCGCGGCCATAACACCCTCCTTGCAGGGTAATTCGGCTTTGGGTGTTGGCGGCGGTGGCCGCGTTCAGGGCGAACACGACCACCCGGCTAAGGCATACCACAGTGGGTGGTGTGCCCAGGAGCAGTACGACCACACGGTTCAGCAGCTTGGACAGGGCTTGGCACTTGCTGAAAGTCTGGGTGGTCATTGGGGCGACTCCTTTTTTGTGTTGACTAAATAAAGTGGAATAAGAGGAAGTTGGTTTTTAAAGCAAAACCGCCGGTCCCTGGGGCCCGGCGGTCTGTTGAATCTGTTGCTCTCTCGTTCTGAACAGGATTCAAATCCCACCGGCAGGGCCGCTGAGAATGACTACGAGAATAATGACTACGCTGTTCAGAATGTTCATAAGAACGAAAGAAAATTCCGTACTCAATAAGTGCCAAAGCCAAAAAAGAACGAGTCAGTTTTACACTTTGGTAGGTGTAATTATAACACATAGCTCAGGAAAAACAATGCCAGAAAAATAATCGGTTCCGTTTATTTTGCCTTGTTTCTCGCGTTGCGGCCCGCGCGGGAATGACAAATCGTGCGACCGGAAATCACTCCGAGCTTTTTTATGGTGGGGATATCGACAAGGGCGATCTTCGGGATGATATCGGGCAAGAGATTGGCGAATGAAAACCGGATGTGTACAATAAGGACAGCGTTTTGAGGCGAGGGCGGCTTGGTTTGGCTTAACCCGGATATTGTCGGGATCGGTTTTCTGTTTGGGAGCCAGTTCAAGTCAATGTCCACAGATTTTCAGGCCGTTCGCCCGGATAATTTTTGAAAGCGTGAATTCTGGAAGTGGATCTTAGAAAAGGATAGAGAGAGCGCAGATGCCGAATTTTTCACCACCGGTGCCAGGGAGATCCCAGAGAGGCCCGAATGAG encodes the following:
- a CDS encoding pyridoxal-phosphate dependent enzyme, translated to MLESPNAYLKFDPSHQAASPIPAIDADGRIRLPGFPAGLSIQSYLPLVHRYTQILEASRILDRHRDHLRLMARFNPALANAREPQAPLTALSPSTLLPHLYYKREDQTATRAYKLRGALVGMAKALESQQVKCFLTVSTGNHALGVLKAAELLLPQVVRLVVPGNTAVLKLEKLRKAIDGLNANGVQADLLCKGDTFDEARTWAMANQGQDEAYLDPYNDPWVVAGQGTLGLELLAQIGHLLGQHPYEEVVVIAPIGGGGLLTGTATALKLASAWEPAFRNVNLRFVGLRLKDLQAPLGDAIRVAEIAPDNLQALNALNVSIQTMAQEHMAQGVRFVQSDLGQTVEGASGGTVYPALKTEAFSPTSRRLVVSLLSGGNA
- the ilvC gene encoding ketol-acid reductoisomerase: MNIFYDKDIDRSKLLAKKVAVVGFGSQGYGQSLNLKESGATVKIALRSGSATEAKVKEAGLEAISLEQAAEWADLIMFLIPDVQHGPVYKQYFEGKLRPGQALVFSHGFSIHYNEIVPPADVDVFLIAPKSPGHLVRSEYQRDRGVPSLFAVHQDATGEARELALGYAACLGSGRAGVIETTFKDETETDLFGEQAVLCGGAAALVKAGFETLTEAGYPPELAYFECLHELKLIVDLMYEGGLEDMRYSISDTARYGDVSRGPRVITADTKVAMKQILTEIQSGEFAREWMEEYRSGMPELKKRVEADRQHPLEVAGRKLRGMMSWLSGNKLVNRDKN
- the ilvB gene encoding biosynthetic-type acetolactate synthase large subunit; this encodes MAAPSERLEWSNATAPETNLNRSVLTGAEIFLSCLVAEGVDTLFGMPGGVILSIYEALPEFPSLNHILVRHEQGAVHMAEGYARATGKPGVAIATSGPGATNLVTGLADAYYDSVPIVAFTGNVPSSLLGNDAFQEADIVGITRPVTKHNIIVRRAEDLAQAIKEAFHVATTGRPGPVLVDIPKDVLLATAEFDYAAASIDLPGYTVEESFTDADLDTVLALLQEAKQPVLLAGGGVINAGAHAEIQTFAERFHLPVANSLMGLGGFPTSHPQFLGFCGMHGQYWANIAIANADLLIIAGNRLGERQTGKPDRFARNAKIVHIDLDPCTLQKNVDAFLPVQGDIKNIFQQLLAKTEVLTPYWEALDTRSHWFRTIQSWKTRRKNQPTLDGVLTPQYVLDRIFHHLPKDAFVTTEVGQHQMWAAQRFNLDRPRSFISSGGLGTMGFGFPAAIGVQAAFPDKTVIDIAGDGSFQMTLQELATARDHGLAVKVAIINNGYLGMVRQWQDKTWNRPSQSRMTSPDYVKLAEAYGCAGFVVERMEDVDTVIRQAYAITDRPVLIDFRVREKADVYPWVPAGGANEDMLTEE